One window of Curtobacterium sp. 458 genomic DNA carries:
- a CDS encoding glycoside hydrolase family 2 TIM barrel-domain containing protein, with amino-acid sequence MSTLAGNDAAPTALPVATEQDGTYPRPQLLRPAWADLDGTWSFRNDGDDAAWRSGFPDARDITVPFPPESVASGIDEPGFHPVVWYSRQLTAADLAAAGYSSAQPRLVLHFGAVDHRARVWVDGQFAGEHEGGHTPFAFDVTDVLTADPDAVHTLVVRAEDDPLDLTQPRGKQDWHEEPHAIWYRRTTGIWQTVWLEAVPTVSIAALRWTNVDHATVRLSVRLAGTRPGGERLRVEAWWADEHLATVESALGDVAWSSAIDTEFDVVVPLPRQTNGQAEDELVWTPETPRLVDATVTLLDAGGTATDAVASYFGVRTTSIGQGAFLLNGHSYDVRSVLNQGYWPDSHLAAPSREALRREVELIKELGFNAARNHQKVEDPRFLWWADKLGLLVWGELPGAYAFSPTAVQRLMREWMDAVERDASHPSIVTWVPANESWGVQHIADDPAQQAYARALADVARALDPTRPVISNDGWEHPASDILSVHDYEGDGAVLARTYADDAARTALLRGMGPADRQILVGGAVDEGQPVMLTEFGGVNYQPGVQREDGWGYTSASDGDDWITRITGLYDAIRASTFLAGSCYTQLTDTMQETNGLLNADRTPKVPIEQIRRAVTGR; translated from the coding sequence ATGAGCACGCTCGCCGGCAACGACGCCGCCCCCACTGCCCTCCCCGTCGCGACCGAGCAGGACGGGACGTACCCGCGGCCGCAGCTCCTCCGCCCCGCCTGGGCCGACCTCGACGGCACGTGGTCGTTCCGCAACGACGGGGACGACGCCGCCTGGCGTTCGGGCTTCCCGGACGCCCGGGACATCACTGTGCCGTTCCCGCCGGAGTCGGTCGCGTCCGGGATCGACGAACCGGGCTTCCACCCCGTGGTCTGGTACTCCCGGCAGCTCACCGCAGCCGACCTCGCCGCCGCCGGGTACTCGTCCGCGCAGCCCCGTCTGGTCCTGCACTTCGGAGCCGTCGACCACCGTGCGCGCGTCTGGGTCGACGGGCAGTTCGCCGGCGAGCACGAGGGCGGTCACACGCCCTTCGCGTTCGACGTCACCGACGTGCTGACGGCGGACCCCGACGCCGTGCACACCCTCGTCGTCCGTGCCGAGGACGACCCGCTCGACCTGACGCAGCCCCGTGGCAAGCAGGACTGGCACGAGGAGCCGCACGCGATCTGGTACCGCCGGACCACCGGCATCTGGCAGACCGTGTGGCTCGAGGCCGTGCCGACCGTGTCGATCGCGGCGCTGCGCTGGACGAACGTCGACCACGCCACGGTCCGACTCTCCGTCCGGCTCGCCGGCACCCGTCCCGGCGGCGAGCGCCTCCGCGTCGAGGCGTGGTGGGCCGACGAGCACCTCGCGACCGTCGAGTCCGCGTTGGGCGACGTCGCCTGGTCGAGCGCGATCGACACCGAGTTCGACGTCGTCGTGCCGCTCCCCCGGCAGACGAACGGCCAGGCCGAGGACGAGCTCGTCTGGACGCCCGAGACGCCACGGCTCGTCGACGCGACCGTCACCCTGCTCGACGCAGGCGGCACGGCGACCGACGCGGTCGCGAGCTACTTCGGTGTCCGCACCACCTCCATCGGCCAGGGCGCCTTCCTGCTCAACGGGCACTCGTACGACGTCCGCAGCGTCCTGAACCAGGGCTACTGGCCGGACTCGCACCTCGCCGCCCCGTCCCGCGAGGCCCTCCGGCGCGAGGTCGAGCTCATCAAGGAGCTGGGCTTCAACGCCGCGCGGAACCACCAGAAGGTCGAGGACCCGCGCTTCCTCTGGTGGGCCGACAAGCTCGGACTGCTCGTCTGGGGCGAGCTGCCCGGCGCCTACGCGTTCTCCCCCACGGCGGTGCAGCGGTTGATGCGGGAGTGGATGGACGCCGTCGAGCGCGACGCCTCGCACCCGTCGATCGTGACCTGGGTCCCCGCGAACGAGAGCTGGGGCGTGCAGCACATCGCGGACGACCCGGCTCAGCAGGCGTACGCGCGTGCGCTCGCGGACGTCGCCCGGGCGCTCGACCCCACCCGCCCGGTGATCTCGAACGACGGCTGGGAGCACCCGGCGTCGGACATCCTCTCGGTCCACGACTACGAGGGCGACGGCGCCGTACTGGCCCGCACGTACGCGGACGACGCGGCCCGCACGGCCCTGCTGCGCGGCATGGGTCCGGCCGACCGGCAGATCCTCGTCGGCGGTGCGGTCGACGAGGGGCAGCCCGTGATGCTCACCGAGTTCGGTGGCGTGAACTACCAGCCCGGCGTCCAGCGCGAGGACGGCTGGGGGTACACCTCGGCGTCCGACGGGGACGACTGGATCACGCGCATCACCGGCCTGTACGACGCGATCCGGGCGAGCACGTTCCTCGCCGGCTCCTGCTACACCCAGCTCACCGACACGATGCAGGAGACGAACGGGCTGCTCAACGCCGACCGCACGCCGAAGGTCCCGATCGAGCAGATCCGCCGAGCCGTCACCGGACGCTGA
- a CDS encoding MaoC/PaaZ C-terminal domain-containing protein, producing MPHYLEDLAAGQTFTTPGRTITEADVVSFASWTNDNNQVHTDVEFAARTRYGQRVVHGLLGTSLCLGLIARTGVFEGSAVALLGIDQWRFTAPVFIGDTVTCTVEILSTRLTSSGTTGVVERAVSLRNQHGEVVQQGRMDVMVLTRDAAIA from the coding sequence GTGCCGCACTACCTCGAGGACCTCGCCGCCGGACAGACCTTCACCACCCCGGGTCGGACGATCACGGAGGCCGACGTCGTGTCGTTCGCCTCGTGGACGAACGACAACAACCAGGTGCACACCGACGTCGAGTTCGCGGCACGCACCCGCTACGGCCAGCGCGTCGTGCACGGACTGCTCGGGACGTCGCTCTGCCTCGGCCTCATCGCGCGGACTGGGGTCTTCGAGGGTTCGGCCGTGGCGCTGCTCGGCATCGACCAGTGGCGGTTCACCGCTCCGGTGTTCATCGGCGACACCGTGACGTGCACGGTGGAGATCCTCTCGACGCGGCTGACGAGTTCGGGGACGACGGGCGTCGTCGAGCGCGCGGTGTCGCTCCGCAACCAGCACGGCGAGGTCGTCCAGCAGGGCCGGATGGACGTCATGGTGCTGACACGGGACGCCGCGATCGCGTGA
- a CDS encoding phosphotransferase, which produces MSDAPADHDLAPWIAAQRWYAAKGGAGPTLRTLSTDDDTRLVLDDAATGAVLYQAPVVVRDGALTDATTDLEWVRGLAARIDADPESLRPIGTVTAARVLSGEQSNTSVICDTEAGEQVIVKVFRVLHHGDNPDVTTQLALSAAGSTRVPAVYGALRRSWPDTGRPDGTATGHLAVAQEFLPGTRDAWRVALDDARAGVAFADDAARLGAALAEVHRTLAEVLPTTPATDDRRRDALATMHARLAAAEREAPAVAEHADAVRAVYARAAEASWPDLQRVHGDLHLGQVLAVPGERGWVFLDFEGEPLRPLTERSVPDVPLRDVAGMLRSFDYVAGALARDADPVDTGDWAHEARSAFLTGYEQGTGGDLRAHREVLDAFELDKAVYEVVYESRNRPDWVGIPLAAVARLAARSAG; this is translated from the coding sequence ATGAGCGACGCTCCCGCCGACCACGACCTCGCCCCGTGGATCGCCGCACAGCGCTGGTACGCCGCCAAGGGAGGCGCCGGCCCGACGCTCCGCACGCTGTCGACCGACGACGACACCCGGCTGGTCCTCGACGACGCCGCGACCGGTGCCGTCCTCTACCAGGCGCCCGTCGTCGTCCGCGACGGCGCCCTCACCGACGCCACGACCGACCTCGAGTGGGTCAGGGGCCTCGCAGCCCGGATCGACGCGGACCCCGAGTCGCTCCGCCCGATCGGCACCGTGACCGCCGCGCGCGTGCTGTCCGGCGAGCAGTCGAACACCTCCGTGATCTGCGACACCGAGGCCGGCGAGCAGGTCATCGTCAAGGTGTTCCGCGTCCTGCACCACGGCGACAACCCCGACGTCACCACGCAGCTCGCCCTCTCCGCGGCCGGCAGCACCCGGGTGCCGGCGGTCTACGGCGCGCTCCGCCGCAGCTGGCCCGACACCGGGCGACCGGACGGCACCGCCACCGGCCACCTCGCCGTCGCGCAGGAGTTCCTCCCCGGTACCCGCGACGCCTGGCGTGTGGCGCTCGACGACGCCCGCGCCGGTGTCGCCTTCGCCGACGACGCGGCACGGCTCGGCGCGGCGCTCGCCGAGGTGCACCGCACGCTCGCGGAGGTCCTGCCGACCACGCCCGCGACGGACGACCGCCGCCGTGACGCCCTGGCCACGATGCACGCCCGCCTCGCCGCGGCCGAACGCGAGGCGCCGGCGGTCGCCGAGCACGCCGACGCCGTGCGTGCCGTGTACGCACGGGCAGCCGAGGCGTCGTGGCCGGACCTCCAGCGGGTCCACGGAGACCTGCACCTCGGCCAGGTGCTCGCGGTGCCGGGGGAGCGGGGGTGGGTGTTCCTCGACTTCGAGGGTGAACCGCTCCGTCCGCTCACCGAGCGCTCGGTGCCCGACGTCCCGCTGCGCGACGTCGCGGGCATGCTGCGGTCGTTCGACTACGTGGCGGGAGCACTCGCCCGTGATGCCGACCCGGTGGACACCGGCGACTGGGCACACGAGGCCCGGAGCGCGTTCCTCACCGGCTACGAGCAAGGGACCGGCGGCGACCTCCGCGCACACCGCGAGGTCCTCGACGCCTTCGAGCTCGACAAGGCCGTCTACGAGGTCGTCTACGAGAGCCGCAACCGGCCGGACTGGGTCGGCATCCCCCTCGCGGCCGTCGCGCGGCTGGCCGCGCGCAGCGCTGGCTGA
- a CDS encoding DUF1844 domain-containing protein gives MTDTPPNEPTGADEARDIAEVPAVELINTVAVHLLSAAAVKVGLADDPQEQTDLDEARKLITALAGLVTAAATEIGDHHARPLRDGLRSVQLAFREASSIPDAPGKGPGEKYTGPVN, from the coding sequence GTGACCGACACCCCGCCGAACGAGCCCACCGGAGCCGACGAGGCGCGTGACATCGCGGAGGTGCCGGCGGTCGAGCTCATCAACACCGTCGCGGTGCACCTGCTCAGCGCCGCGGCCGTGAAGGTCGGGCTGGCCGACGACCCGCAGGAGCAGACCGACCTCGACGAGGCGCGGAAGCTCATCACCGCCCTCGCCGGTCTGGTCACCGCCGCCGCGACGGAGATCGGCGACCACCACGCCCGTCCGCTGCGCGACGGGCTCCGCTCGGTGCAGCTCGCGTTCCGCGAGGCCTCCTCGATCCCGGACGCTCCGGGCAAGGGCCCCGGCGAGAAGTACACCGGCCCCGTCAACTGA
- the infC gene encoding translation initiation factor IF-3, translating into MKELRITDPRTNDRIRVPEVRLVGPQGEQVGVVPIAMALRLAQEAELDLVEVAPNSKPPVAKIMDYGKFKYEAAQKAKEARRNQVNTDLKEVRFRLKIDKHDYETKRKRAEGFLLGGDKVKAMILFRGREQSRPEQGVRLLQRFAEEIAEFGVVESRPTQDGRNMTMIIAPLKNKSDVKGEQNAKRAAQKAERRASEHAAKNGEESPAASEQQAAPAE; encoded by the coding sequence TTGAAGGAGCTCCGCATCACCGATCCCCGCACCAACGACCGAATCCGCGTTCCCGAGGTCCGACTCGTCGGCCCCCAGGGTGAGCAGGTCGGCGTTGTCCCGATCGCCATGGCCCTGCGTCTCGCGCAGGAAGCCGAACTGGATCTGGTCGAGGTCGCCCCGAACTCGAAGCCGCCCGTGGCCAAGATCATGGACTACGGCAAGTTCAAGTACGAGGCTGCGCAGAAGGCCAAGGAAGCGCGTCGCAACCAGGTGAACACGGACCTGAAGGAGGTCCGGTTCCGCCTGAAGATCGACAAGCACGACTACGAGACCAAGCGCAAGCGCGCCGAGGGCTTCCTCCTCGGTGGCGACAAGGTGAAGGCCATGATCCTCTTCCGCGGTCGCGAGCAGTCGCGCCCGGAGCAGGGCGTCCGCCTCCTGCAGCGGTTCGCCGAGGAGATCGCCGAGTTCGGTGTCGTCGAGTCGCGTCCGACCCAGGACGGCCGCAACATGACGATGATCATCGCTCCGCTGAAGAACAAGTCCGACGTCAAGGGCGAGCAGAACGCCAAGCGTGCTGCACAGAAGGCCGAGCGTCGCGCGTCGGAGCACGCCGCGAAGAACGGCGAGGAGTCCCCCGCCGCTTCCGAGCAGCAGGCCGCTCCGGCCGAGTAG
- the rpmI gene encoding 50S ribosomal protein L35 — protein MPKQKTHSGSKKRFKVTGSGKIMKQQAGMRHNLEVKSAKRKARLNEDQVLAKADAKNVKKLLGH, from the coding sequence ATGCCCAAGCAGAAGACCCACTCCGGGTCGAAGAAGCGCTTCAAGGTCACCGGCAGCGGCAAGATCATGAAGCAGCAGGCCGGTATGCGTCACAACCTCGAGGTCAAGAGCGCCAAGCGCAAGGCCCGCCTCAACGAGGACCAGGTCCTCGCGAAGGCCGACGCGAAGAACGTCAAGAAGCTTCTCGGCCACTGA
- the rplT gene encoding 50S ribosomal protein L20, protein MARVKRAVNAAKKRRVVLERAEGYRGQRSRLYRKAKEQVTHSLVYAYRDRHAKKGEFRRLWIQRINAASRANGLTYNRLIQGLNLAGVEVDRRILADLAVNNPDTFAALVETAKKALPADTSAPKAA, encoded by the coding sequence ATGGCACGAGTAAAGAGAGCGGTCAACGCCGCCAAGAAGCGCCGCGTCGTTCTCGAGCGCGCCGAGGGCTACCGCGGTCAGCGTTCGCGTCTGTACCGCAAGGCCAAGGAGCAGGTCACCCACTCCCTCGTCTACGCGTACCGCGACCGTCACGCCAAGAAGGGCGAGTTCCGTCGCCTCTGGATCCAGCGCATCAACGCTGCGTCGCGTGCGAACGGCCTGACCTACAACCGCCTCATCCAGGGTCTGAACCTGGCCGGCGTCGAGGTCGACCGTCGCATCCTCGCGGACCTCGCGGTGAACAACCCCGACACGTTCGCGGCGCTCGTCGAGACCGCGAAGAAGGCCCTGCCGGCCGACACCTCGGCCCCGAAGGCCGCGTAG
- a CDS encoding RNA methyltransferase, whose amino-acid sequence MSDLFENPKAGRVRAVAALAKKDVRADTGLFLLEGPQAVREALEYRPELLRELYVTPTAAARYALDDAPVDTWFVTEQVLDTMADTVTPQGVVAVCQQFPTSVRSVFPDPASVDVAPVDPTDGLEARGASATEGSLPGLVAILEQVRDPGNAGTIIRAADSAGADAVVLTGRSVDPYNPKVVRSTTGSLFHVPVSVGVTLADAVGRAKALGYTVLAADVSGDDLPEVRADGMLDGPTAWVFGNEARGLTDEDLALVDRAVKVPIYGQAESMNLATAASVCLYESAFAQRAAAASSTAG is encoded by the coding sequence GTGAGTGATCTCTTCGAGAACCCGAAGGCCGGCCGTGTCCGCGCCGTGGCCGCCCTCGCCAAGAAGGACGTCCGCGCCGACACGGGCCTGTTCCTGCTCGAGGGGCCGCAGGCCGTCCGGGAGGCGCTCGAGTACCGCCCGGAGCTCCTCCGCGAGCTCTACGTGACGCCGACCGCGGCCGCGCGCTACGCGCTCGACGACGCGCCGGTCGACACCTGGTTCGTGACCGAGCAGGTGCTCGACACCATGGCCGACACGGTCACGCCGCAGGGCGTCGTCGCCGTCTGCCAGCAGTTCCCGACGTCGGTGCGGTCGGTCTTCCCGGATCCGGCCTCCGTCGACGTGGCCCCCGTCGACCCGACGGACGGCCTGGAGGCCCGTGGCGCCTCCGCGACGGAGGGCTCCCTCCCCGGACTGGTCGCGATCCTCGAGCAGGTGCGGGACCCCGGCAACGCCGGCACGATCATCCGCGCCGCCGACTCCGCCGGCGCCGACGCGGTCGTCCTCACCGGGCGCTCGGTGGACCCGTACAACCCGAAGGTCGTCCGCTCGACCACGGGCTCGCTGTTCCACGTGCCGGTCTCGGTCGGTGTGACGCTCGCCGACGCGGTCGGGCGGGCGAAGGCCCTCGGCTACACGGTGCTCGCGGCGGACGTCTCGGGCGACGACCTCCCGGAGGTCCGTGCCGACGGGATGCTCGACGGACCGACAGCGTGGGTCTTCGGCAACGAGGCCCGCGGGCTGACCGACGAGGACCTCGCGCTCGTCGACCGTGCCGTCAAGGTGCCGATCTACGGGCAGGCGGAGTCGATGAACCTCGCCACGGCGGCCTCGGTGTGCCTGTACGAGAGCGCGTTCGCGCAGCGGGCCGCGGCTGCTTCCTCCACAGCCGGCTGA
- the pheS gene encoding phenylalanine--tRNA ligase subunit alpha, translating to MSEHLEISEPAVSAAVDAALAAVRATTTVAELKQARAEHTGEQSPLARMNASMRSVPPEQKAAAGKLVGQARGRVNQAVAEQESILAEAEERARLESERVDVTALPSRRTPGSRHPLSLLNDAVADIFVGMGWEVAEGPELEHEWFNFDALNFDQDHPARAMADTVFVEPVERHLLMRTHTSPVQVRSLLSRDLPLYVIAPGRVYRADELDATHLPVFTQVEGIAIDKGLTMAHLRGTLEHFARQMFGAEAQIRLRPNYFPFTEPSAEMDVWQPNAKGGARWVEWGGCGMVNPNVLRAAGIDPDEYQGFAFGMGIERTLQFRNGLNDMRDFLEGDIRFSQQFGTVV from the coding sequence GTGTCAGAACACCTCGAGATCAGCGAACCGGCCGTCAGCGCCGCCGTGGACGCCGCCCTCGCGGCCGTCCGGGCCACGACGACCGTCGCCGAGCTGAAGCAGGCCAGGGCCGAGCACACCGGTGAGCAGTCGCCGTTGGCGCGGATGAACGCGTCGATGCGCAGTGTGCCGCCGGAGCAGAAGGCCGCGGCGGGCAAGCTCGTCGGCCAGGCCCGCGGCCGCGTCAACCAGGCCGTCGCCGAGCAGGAGTCCATCCTGGCCGAGGCCGAGGAGCGCGCACGGCTCGAGTCCGAGCGGGTCGACGTCACGGCCCTGCCGTCGCGTCGCACACCGGGGTCGCGTCATCCGCTGTCGCTCCTGAACGACGCCGTCGCGGACATCTTCGTCGGCATGGGGTGGGAGGTCGCGGAGGGCCCCGAGCTCGAGCACGAGTGGTTCAACTTCGACGCGCTGAACTTCGACCAGGACCACCCGGCCCGAGCGATGGCCGACACCGTCTTCGTCGAGCCCGTCGAACGGCACCTGCTCATGCGGACGCACACGTCGCCCGTGCAGGTCCGCTCCCTGCTCTCCCGAGACCTGCCGCTGTACGTCATCGCGCCCGGGCGCGTGTACCGGGCCGACGAGCTCGACGCCACGCACCTGCCGGTCTTCACCCAGGTCGAGGGCATCGCGATCGACAAGGGCCTGACGATGGCGCACCTGCGCGGCACGCTCGAGCACTTCGCCCGGCAGATGTTCGGCGCCGAGGCGCAGATCCGTCTCCGCCCGAACTACTTCCCGTTCACCGAGCCGAGCGCCGAGATGGACGTCTGGCAGCCGAACGCCAAGGGTGGCGCCCGGTGGGTCGAGTGGGGCGGCTGCGGCATGGTCAACCCGAACGTCCTGCGCGCCGCCGGCATCGACCCGGACGAGTACCAGGGCTTCGCGTTCGGCATGGGCATCGAGCGGACGCTGCAGTTCCGCAACGGCCTGAACGACATGCGTGACTTCCTCGAGGGCGACATCCGCTTCTCGCAGCAGTTCGGAACGGTGGTCTGA
- the pheT gene encoding phenylalanine--tRNA ligase subunit beta, with protein sequence MRVPLRWLGESVDLPEDATLEHVHAALVSVGFEEEDVHTYDLTGPIVVGRVLSLEPEPQKNGKTINWCQVDVGEPEPRGIVCGAHNFVAGDLVVVTLPGAVLPGPFPIAARKTYGHVSDGMIASARELGLGDEHDGILRFADLGMEPEVGADAIALLGLDDAAVEINVTPDRGYAMSMRGVAREYAHATGASFHDPVDRVTPRSAEGFPVAIDDQAPIRGRQGATTFVTRVVRGIDPTVKTPAWMVSRLALAGVRSISLPVDVTNYVMFELGQPLHGYDLAKVVGGLGVRRAHAGETLVTLDDVTRKLDPEDLVITDGDGPVGLAGVMGGTRTEISDTTTDVLLEAAVFDQVSIARTARRHKLPSEASRRFERGVDPLVSEAAANRAVDLLVELAGGSADPLGSTLVDTTPRPTIAMRIGRPAELIGVEYTDAEVIDTLRAIGATVEVDGDLLAVTPPTWRPDLGDDTTLVEEIARIVGYGRIPSVLPVAPPGRGLTGHQQARRRVANALAAAGLVEVVTAPFVSAATQDAYPGIDGDGGPSVVLANALDSEQNRLRRSGLPALVDVARRNVSRGLVDVAVYETSRVFLPTDGHELGTVDVPAGAALPDRETLAALDASLPAQPFHVSALLTGNRVPKQPGTAAEPYGIADALDAAREVAWAVGVDLTVAQSTHPSLHPGRAASLLVGDSVVGIAGELLPELSEAAVLPRVVAVLELDLDALVATAPELVSVAPIESYPAATQDLSLVVDADVPAGDVLDVVRSGAGELLEYARLVDDYRGTGVSEGQKSLTFALRFRATDRTLTAAEASEARDGAVRRAGERFGATLRD encoded by the coding sequence ATGCGCGTCCCACTCCGTTGGCTCGGTGAGTCGGTCGACCTCCCCGAAGACGCCACCCTCGAGCACGTCCACGCGGCGCTCGTGTCGGTGGGCTTCGAGGAAGAGGACGTCCACACCTACGACCTGACCGGCCCGATCGTGGTCGGCCGGGTGCTGTCGCTCGAGCCGGAGCCGCAGAAGAACGGCAAGACGATCAACTGGTGCCAGGTGGACGTCGGCGAGCCGGAGCCCCGCGGCATCGTCTGCGGCGCGCACAACTTCGTCGCCGGTGACCTCGTCGTCGTGACGCTGCCCGGCGCCGTGCTGCCCGGCCCGTTCCCGATCGCCGCCCGCAAGACGTACGGCCACGTGTCCGACGGCATGATCGCCTCGGCGCGTGAGCTCGGCCTCGGCGACGAGCACGACGGCATCCTGCGCTTCGCCGACCTCGGGATGGAGCCCGAGGTCGGAGCGGACGCCATCGCCCTGCTCGGCCTCGACGACGCCGCGGTCGAGATCAACGTCACCCCGGACCGCGGCTACGCCATGAGCATGCGCGGAGTCGCCCGCGAGTACGCGCACGCCACCGGGGCCTCGTTCCACGACCCGGTCGACCGCGTGACGCCCCGCTCCGCCGAGGGCTTCCCGGTGGCCATCGACGACCAGGCGCCGATCCGTGGCCGTCAGGGCGCGACGACCTTCGTGACCCGGGTCGTCCGCGGCATCGACCCGACCGTGAAGACACCGGCGTGGATGGTGTCGCGCCTGGCACTCGCCGGCGTCCGCTCGATCTCTCTGCCGGTCGACGTCACGAACTACGTGATGTTCGAGCTCGGCCAGCCGCTGCACGGGTACGACCTCGCGAAGGTCGTCGGCGGGCTCGGCGTCCGGCGTGCGCACGCGGGGGAGACCCTCGTCACGCTCGACGACGTCACGCGGAAGCTCGACCCGGAGGACCTCGTCATCACCGACGGCGACGGTCCGGTCGGGCTCGCCGGCGTCATGGGCGGTACCCGGACGGAGATCTCCGACACGACCACCGACGTCCTCCTCGAGGCTGCCGTGTTCGACCAGGTGTCGATCGCCCGGACCGCTCGTCGCCACAAGCTCCCGAGCGAGGCGTCCCGGCGCTTCGAGCGCGGCGTCGACCCGCTCGTGTCCGAGGCGGCCGCGAACCGCGCCGTGGACCTCCTCGTCGAGCTCGCCGGGGGCAGCGCGGACCCGCTCGGCTCGACCCTCGTCGACACGACGCCCCGACCGACCATCGCGATGCGGATCGGGCGCCCGGCCGAGCTGATCGGCGTGGAGTACACCGACGCCGAGGTCATCGACACCCTGCGTGCGATCGGCGCCACGGTCGAGGTCGACGGCGATCTGCTCGCGGTCACGCCGCCCACCTGGCGCCCGGACCTCGGCGACGACACCACCCTGGTCGAGGAGATCGCCCGGATCGTCGGCTACGGCCGCATCCCGAGCGTCCTGCCCGTCGCCCCGCCCGGCCGCGGACTCACCGGCCACCAGCAGGCTCGTCGCCGGGTCGCGAACGCCCTGGCCGCCGCCGGCCTGGTCGAGGTCGTCACCGCACCGTTCGTCTCGGCCGCCACGCAGGACGCCTACCCGGGCATCGACGGCGACGGCGGCCCGAGCGTCGTGCTCGCCAACGCCCTCGACAGCGAGCAGAACCGACTCCGTCGCAGCGGTCTGCCGGCGCTCGTCGACGTCGCACGGCGCAACGTGTCTCGCGGACTCGTCGACGTCGCGGTGTACGAGACCTCCCGGGTCTTCCTCCCGACGGACGGGCACGAGCTCGGCACCGTCGACGTCCCCGCGGGCGCCGCGCTGCCGGACCGCGAGACCCTCGCCGCCCTCGACGCGTCCCTGCCGGCGCAGCCGTTCCACGTCTCCGCGCTCCTCACGGGCAACCGGGTCCCGAAGCAGCCGGGCACCGCAGCGGAGCCGTACGGGATCGCAGATGCGCTCGACGCGGCACGCGAGGTCGCCTGGGCCGTCGGCGTCGACCTGACCGTGGCGCAGTCGACCCACCCGTCGCTGCACCCGGGGCGCGCGGCGTCGCTCCTCGTCGGCGACTCCGTCGTGGGCATCGCTGGCGAGTTGCTGCCGGAGCTGAGCGAGGCCGCGGTGCTGCCCCGCGTGGTCGCCGTGCTCGAGCTCGACCTCGACGCCCTGGTCGCGACGGCCCCGGAGCTCGTGTCGGTCGCCCCGATCGAGTCCTACCCGGCGGCGACGCAGGACCTCTCCCTCGTGGTCGACGCGGACGTTCCGGCCGGTGACGTCCTCGACGTCGTCCGCTCTGGTGCCGGGGAGCTGTTGGAGTATGCTCGGCTCGTGGACGACTACCGGGGCACCGGCGTGAGCGAGGGACAGAAGTCCCTGACGTTCGCGCTGCGCTTCCGCGCCACGGACCGCACGCTGACCGCTGCCGAGGCCTCCGAGGCCCGTGACGGCGCTGTCCGACGTGCCGGCGAGCGATTCGGGGCGACCCTGCGCGACTGA